The following proteins come from a genomic window of Diprion similis isolate iyDipSimi1 chromosome 8, iyDipSimi1.1, whole genome shotgun sequence:
- the LOC124408671 gene encoding jerky protein homolog-like isoform X2: MEIMVQKNRSNVGSDMTNICNSKRRKKLASFTAQQKLDILKKIDEGFSITMVALENNVDTSTVRKWRNSRQKIEKCSEISTEAKRIRSGRAEKVNEALYMWFTEMWAKGYPVTGTIIKGKALEFHERFGAEEKFYASDGWLSHWRQKYGIRQLSITSESSSPNSESADNFKSQLRTKIADENLNASQIFNAEVTGLNYKVMPNETLTNDGERSALGFSQNKDKLTVMLCCNADSSLKIPLLIIKKSSKPKGLKNLLPNILPVYYTRQKSAWMNSVIFEKWFKEEFVPRVSDFLRVKGLPQKAMLLIGNAPSHPSTEVLTVGDITTKFLPPNVTSLIQPMDQGIIENVKRRYRNKLLMHILNDQCDGKELVESLKLINIKNAVLWASEAWDEISSETIVKCWKNLMLGIPENELHVTSDAEEEISSEKIHQIANRIKSLEDVSLDVIDDWIYNDDSSLIFPSDEDIVEAVNNNNSENGFILNSFRV, translated from the exons ATGGAAATCATGGTGCAAAAGAATCGTTCAAATGTCGGTAGCGATATGACGAACATATGCAATTCTAAAAGGCGGAAAAAACTAGCGAGTTTTACAGCACAGCAGAAGttggatattttgaaaaaaattgatgaaggtTTTTCTATTACAATGGTCGCTTTAGAAAATAATGTGGACACAAGTACGGTTAGAAAGTGGAGGAATAGTcgacagaaaattgaaaaatgcagCGAAATATCAACAGAAGCAAAACGAATCCGTTCTGGTCGCGCCGAAAAAGTTAACGAGGCTCTGTACATGTGGTTCACTGAAATGTGGGCAAAGGGTTATCCCGTAACTGGTACAATTATAAAAG gaaaagCTCTCGAATTCCATGAAAGATTTGGCGCTGAGGAGAAATTTTATGCCAGCGACGGATGGCTGAGTCATTGGAGACAAAAGTATGGCATCCGCCAGTTATCAATTACAAGCGAAAGTTCCTCTCCGAATTCTGAATCGGCtgataattttaaatctcaGTTGAGGACAAAAATAGCAGATGAGAACTTGAATGCgagtcaaattttcaacgccGAAGTCACAGGTCTTAATTATAAAGTTATGCCAAATGAAACACTGACAAACGATGGAGAAAGATCTGCACTTGGATTCAGTCAGAATAAAGACAAATTAACAGTAATGCTCTGTTGTAATGCCGACAGCTCGCTCAAAATACCGCTTCTTATTATTAAGAAATCGTCGAAGCCtaaaggtttgaaaaatttattgccaaATATTCTGCCAGTCTACTATACGCGGCAAAAAAGTGCTTGGATGAATTctgttatttttgaaaaatggtttAAAGAGGAATTTGTACCAAGAGTCTCCGATTTCTTAAGGGTCAAGGGCTTGCCTCAAAAAGCCATGCTTCTGATTGGTAATGCGCCATCTCATCCATCAACGGAAGTGTTAACTGTTGGCGACATTACAACCAAGTTCTTACCACCTAATGTCACAAGTTTAATTCAACCTATGGATCAAGGTATCATAGAGAATGTAAAAAGACGATACAGAAATAAACTTCTCATGCATATATTGAACGACCAATGCGATGGCAAAGAGTTGGTCGAATCTTTGAAATTAATCAACATTAAGAATGCTGTTCTTTGGGCAAGTGAAGCTTGGGATGAAATCAGTTCAGAGACAATTGtaaaatgttggaaaaatttgatgcTAGGTATTCCTGAAAACGAATTACATGTTACATCTGATGCAGAAGAGGAAATAagttccgaaaaaattcaccaaattgCGAATAGAATAAAAAGTTTGGAAGATGTTAGTTTAGATGTGATAGATGATTGGATATACAATGATGATTCTTCGCTAATCTTTCCATCGGACGAAGACATCGTTGAAGCAGTGAACAACAATAACAGCGAAAATGGT TTTATTCTCAATTCTTTCAGAGTCTGA
- the LOC124408680 gene encoding GTP-binding protein 10 homolog produces MVVFTQILGYAARQVPRNYLRGLFVDSLRLHVKGGTGGMGLPRFGGIGGRGGHVYLVAKEGENLKNLASKLKAHKLVAGAGGNSSQIQLLGKLGEDMTIPVPPGVSVISDQGVKLGELNEPGSKLIVAKGGIGGCRETGFSGQKGEALHIHLDLKLIADACLVGFPNAGKSTLLKAVSRASPKIASYPFTTLRPHIGLIEYKDLRQISIADLPGLIEGAHINIGMGHRFLKHVERTKLMLIVVDIQGFRLSPKHVPRNCFETIVLLNKELELYKPDLLNMPAILVINKMDTENAREKLNEIKPLIKEYERNLATVSDEIRPEKAFVFEAILSVALREKNVDEIKLLKEKVRIVLDLLAEKEVRQTEEFSDSELIKKLKEESMQRIPTLV; encoded by the exons ATGGTCGTCTTCACACAAATTTTAGGTTATGCCGCACGTCAG GTGCCGAGAAACTATCTACGTGGCTTGTTTGTAGACTCGCTGCGTCTCCATGTAAAAGGTGGAACAGGTGGGATGGGCCTGCCTAGATTCGGAGGAATTGGCGGCCGAGGTGGACACGTATATCTCGTTGCCAAGGAGGGCgagaatctgaaaaatcttGCATCCAAATTGAAAGCGCATAAATTAGTTGCTGGAGCAGGCGGTAATAGCTCACAAATACAACTTTTGGGTAAACTTGGGGAAGATATGACGATCCCGGTGCCTCCAGGGGTGTCTGTGATTTCCGATCAAGGTGTAAAATTAG GAGAATTAAATGAGCCAGGTTCGAAACTGATCGTTGCCAAAGGGGGAATCGGGGGATGTCGAGAAACAGGATTTAGTGGGCAGAAAGGAGAAGCTCTGCATATTCATTTGGATCTTAAATTGATAGCTGATGCCTGCTTAGTTGGCTTCCCAAATGCAGGAAAAAGCACACTTCTGAAAGCAGTTTCCAGAGCTAGTCCCAAAATTGCATCTTACCCAT tCACAACGCTGAGGCCACACATTGGTTTAATAGAATACAAGGACCTGAGGCAAATCTCCATAGCAGATTTACCAGGGCTGATCGAAGGTGCTCATATCAATATAGGAATGGGTCATAGATTTCTGAAGCATGTTGAAAGGACGAAATTGATGTTGATCGTGGTAGATATTCAAGGTTTTAGATTATCGCCCAAACACGTGCCAAGAAATTGTTTCGAGACGATAGTGTTGCTCAACAAGGAGCTGGAACTTTACAAACCAGACTTACTCAACATGCCTGCTATTCTGGTTATTAATAAAATGGACACAGAAAACGCCAGGGAGAAATTAAACGAGATAAAACCATTGATCAAGGAATACGAACGGAATTTAGCAACAGTTTCAGACGAGATACGTCCCGAAAAAGCCTTCGTATTCGAAGCTATTTTATCCGTTGCTCTCCGCGAGAAAAATGTCGATGAAATCAAGTTGCTCAAGGAAAAAGTACGAATTGTACTAGATCTGCTCGCGGAAAAAGAAGTAAGGCAAACGGAGGAATTTTCCGATAGTGAATTAATCAAGAAGTTAAAAGAGGAGAGTATGCAAAGGATACCAACGCTTGTGTAG
- the LOC124408671 gene encoding jerky protein homolog-like isoform X1 — protein sequence MEIMVQKNRSNVGSDMTNICNSKRRKKLASFTAQQKLDILKKIDEGFSITMVALENNVDTSTVRKWRNSRQKIEKCSEISTEAKRIRSGRAEKVNEALYMWFTEMWAKGYPVTGTIIKGKALEFHERFGAEEKFYASDGWLSHWRQKYGIRQLSITSESSSPNSESADNFKSQLRTKIADENLNASQIFNAEVTGLNYKVMPNETLTNDGERSALGFSQNKDKLTVMLCCNADSSLKIPLLIIKKSSKPKGLKNLLPNILPVYYTRQKSAWMNSVIFEKWFKEEFVPRVSDFLRVKGLPQKAMLLIGNAPSHPSTEVLTVGDITTKFLPPNVTSLIQPMDQGIIENVKRRYRNKLLMHILNDQCDGKELVESLKLINIKNAVLWASEAWDEISSETIVKCWKNLMLGIPENELHVTSDAEEEISSEKIHQIANRIKSLEDVSLDVIDDWIYNDDSSLIFPSDEDIVEAVNNNNSENESDTDNFEENQVSPLQACRAAECLTTFFQQNGAISKADMAVLRKVKEKILQIKNQI from the exons ATGGAAATCATGGTGCAAAAGAATCGTTCAAATGTCGGTAGCGATATGACGAACATATGCAATTCTAAAAGGCGGAAAAAACTAGCGAGTTTTACAGCACAGCAGAAGttggatattttgaaaaaaattgatgaaggtTTTTCTATTACAATGGTCGCTTTAGAAAATAATGTGGACACAAGTACGGTTAGAAAGTGGAGGAATAGTcgacagaaaattgaaaaatgcagCGAAATATCAACAGAAGCAAAACGAATCCGTTCTGGTCGCGCCGAAAAAGTTAACGAGGCTCTGTACATGTGGTTCACTGAAATGTGGGCAAAGGGTTATCCCGTAACTGGTACAATTATAAAAG gaaaagCTCTCGAATTCCATGAAAGATTTGGCGCTGAGGAGAAATTTTATGCCAGCGACGGATGGCTGAGTCATTGGAGACAAAAGTATGGCATCCGCCAGTTATCAATTACAAGCGAAAGTTCCTCTCCGAATTCTGAATCGGCtgataattttaaatctcaGTTGAGGACAAAAATAGCAGATGAGAACTTGAATGCgagtcaaattttcaacgccGAAGTCACAGGTCTTAATTATAAAGTTATGCCAAATGAAACACTGACAAACGATGGAGAAAGATCTGCACTTGGATTCAGTCAGAATAAAGACAAATTAACAGTAATGCTCTGTTGTAATGCCGACAGCTCGCTCAAAATACCGCTTCTTATTATTAAGAAATCGTCGAAGCCtaaaggtttgaaaaatttattgccaaATATTCTGCCAGTCTACTATACGCGGCAAAAAAGTGCTTGGATGAATTctgttatttttgaaaaatggtttAAAGAGGAATTTGTACCAAGAGTCTCCGATTTCTTAAGGGTCAAGGGCTTGCCTCAAAAAGCCATGCTTCTGATTGGTAATGCGCCATCTCATCCATCAACGGAAGTGTTAACTGTTGGCGACATTACAACCAAGTTCTTACCACCTAATGTCACAAGTTTAATTCAACCTATGGATCAAGGTATCATAGAGAATGTAAAAAGACGATACAGAAATAAACTTCTCATGCATATATTGAACGACCAATGCGATGGCAAAGAGTTGGTCGAATCTTTGAAATTAATCAACATTAAGAATGCTGTTCTTTGGGCAAGTGAAGCTTGGGATGAAATCAGTTCAGAGACAATTGtaaaatgttggaaaaatttgatgcTAGGTATTCCTGAAAACGAATTACATGTTACATCTGATGCAGAAGAGGAAATAagttccgaaaaaattcaccaaattgCGAATAGAATAAAAAGTTTGGAAGATGTTAGTTTAGATGTGATAGATGATTGGATATACAATGATGATTCTTCGCTAATCTTTCCATCGGACGAAGACATCGTTGAAGCAGTGAACAACAATAACAGCGAAAATG AGTCTGACACcgataattttgaagaaaatcaagTTTCACCATTGCAAGCATGCAGGGCAGCAGAGTGCCTTACAAcgttttttcagcaaaatggGGCAATTTCCAAAGCAGACATGGCCGTTTtgagaaaagtgaaagaaaagataCTCCAGATAAAAAACCAAATTTAG
- the LOC124408678 gene encoding probable tRNA N6-adenosine threonylcarbamoyltransferase, mitochondrial encodes MLTSKVGLKHFRRIFCPRKLVENDIRKLSNNKPAVILGIETSCDDTGCAVVDSNGTILGEALHSQHCVHLNNGGIIPPLAQELHRQKITEVVEKTLSSANLRLTNVDAIAATVKPGLISSLIIGTNFGKYLSKVGNKPFIPIHHMEAHALTARMIEKVDYPFLVLLISGGHCLLAIAQSVDKFCLLGSTIDDAPGEAFDKTARRLKLRNIPEFSELSGGAAIELAASRATDPEQFKFEVPMVHWADCNFSSSGLKNAALRHALRQEKIHGVIGDELVPDIYNLCAGFQLAMTRHLCHRTQRAMEFIELENLIPENNRTLVVSGGAACNNFIANCLETVSSQMGYRFVRPPHKLCTDNGIMIAWNGVERWLADRGVLRDREEIENVQAIARTKFGEDWREKVANAHIRCQWVKLKLPYPKT; translated from the exons atgttAACCTCAAAAGTCGGATTAAAACACTTCCGAAGAATTTTCTGTCCGAGAAAATTGGTGGAAAATGACATTAGAAAATTGAGTAATAATAAACCAGCGGTGATACTTGGAATAGAAACAAGCTGTGACGATACAGGTTGTGCAGTTGTTGATAGCAATGGAACGATACTTGGAGAAGCTTTGCATTCTCAGCATTGCGTTCACCTTAA TAACGGTGGAATAATACCGCCACTTGCCCAAGAATTACATAGGCAGAAAATTACCGAAGTCGTTGAAAAAACTCTGTCCTCCGCAAACTTGAGGTTAACAAATGTCGATGCCATAGCTGCAACGGTCAAACCCGGTCTTATTTCGTCTTTGATAATTGGTACTAATTTTGGAAAGTACTTGTCCAAAGTTGGAAATAAACCGTTCATCCCTATACATCACATGGAAGCACATGCTCTGACTGCaagaatgattgaaaaa GTCGACTATCCGTTTCTAGTCCTGTTGATATCCGGTGGTCACTGTTTACTGGCGATAGCTCAAAGCGTTGACAAGTTTTGTCTGCTCGGGTCAACGATCGATGACGCACCTGGTGAAGCGTTTGACAAA ACTGCTCGAAGACTCAAGTTGCGAAATATTCCAGAATTCTCTGAATTGTCTGGAGGTGCGGCGATAGAATTGGCCGCTAGTCGAGCAACAGATCCTGAACAGTTTAAATTTGAGGTACCTATGGTGCATTGGGCGGACTGCAACTTCAGCTCATCAgggttgaaaaatgctgcactAAGACACGCCTTGAGACAAGAGAAAATTCATGGCGTAATAGGAGATGAACTAGTACCggatatttataatttgtgTGCTGGATTCCAATTAGCCATGACGCGCCATTTGTGCCACAGAACGCAACGCGCCATGGAATTTATTGAGTTGGAAAATCTCATTCCAGAAAACAACCGAACTTTG GTAGTATCCGGTGGGGCAGCCTGCAACAATTTCATTGCTAACTGTCTTGAAACCGTTTCTTCCCAGATGGGGTACAGATTTGTCAGACCACCGCATAAACTTTGTACAGATAATGGTATTATGATTGCCTGGAATGGAGTTGAGAGGTGGTTAGCTGACCGAGGTGTATTGAGAGACAGAGAAGAGATAGAAAATGTCCAAGCGATAGCGAGAACCAAGTTTGGTGAAGATTGGAGAGAAAAGGTGGCGAACGCACACATAAGATGTCAGTGGGTGAAATTAAAACTTCCTTACCCTAAAACatga